In Vagococcus hydrophili, one DNA window encodes the following:
- a CDS encoding YfhO family protein, protein MNLSVTMKKYQVVGIIIMVSFILVLPQLILKNMIIGSDALFHFNRLYDTSQQIKEGNFQPFISMYGYQQSGRVVTPIYALILSYILGALLLICGNWFIFQMVSNFCLFLLSGISMYALLRKMEVQQRTCVELSLFFMTTYSISYWVIRQGFSSWAGELLPLCLIPVVTMFKDNKYQPISVALSLAVMFQTHFLTRIFLLFFYSIAFIYQLIKNSHRLKLIRQLVTSMVIFFFLTSNIWYALRWLYGNNKILPPFQNTAMFEQTITKASWYWLINPFILPLMILFLLFTLITRFRKMSDLNKYFSLMSLFFFFLSSNFFPWRFLSTLDISLIKVIQFPFRFFIPGTVCLICSVGLTLLEKLYRVKVKNFQF, encoded by the coding sequence ATGAATCTATCAGTGACTATGAAAAAGTATCAAGTGGTAGGTATCATTATTATGGTTAGCTTTATTTTAGTTTTACCTCAGTTAATACTTAAAAACATGATCATAGGTTCAGATGCTCTATTTCACTTCAATCGTCTGTACGATACATCTCAACAAATCAAGGAAGGGAACTTTCAACCATTCATTTCAATGTATGGCTATCAACAATCAGGACGTGTTGTCACGCCTATTTACGCTCTGATACTATCATACATATTGGGTGCGTTACTTTTAATCTGTGGTAATTGGTTTATTTTTCAAATGGTTAGTAACTTTTGTCTTTTTTTACTCTCAGGAATATCGATGTATGCACTTTTAAGAAAAATGGAAGTCCAACAAAGAACGTGTGTGGAACTAAGTTTGTTTTTCATGACGACCTATTCAATATCTTATTGGGTTATTAGACAAGGTTTTTCTAGTTGGGCAGGAGAATTATTACCACTGTGCCTAATACCAGTAGTAACCATGTTTAAAGACAATAAATATCAACCAATTAGCGTGGCATTATCACTAGCGGTGATGTTTCAAACCCATTTTTTGACGAGAATCTTTCTTTTATTTTTTTATAGTATAGCTTTTATATATCAACTAATTAAGAATAGTCATAGACTAAAATTGATACGACAACTAGTTACTTCAATGGTTATTTTTTTCTTTTTAACAAGTAATATCTGGTATGCCTTACGGTGGCTTTATGGTAATAATAAAATTCTACCCCCATTTCAAAATACCGCAATGTTTGAACAAACGATAACAAAAGCAAGTTGGTATTGGTTAATCAATCCTTTTATTCTTCCGTTAATGATTCTTTTCTTATTATTTACCCTCATTACACGGTTTCGTAAAATGTCAGATTTAAACAAATATTTTAGCTTAATGTCTTTGTTCTTCTTTTTTCTATCTTCAAATTTTTTTCCATGGCGCTTTTTATCGACATTAGATATATCTTTAATTAAAGTCATTCAATTTCCGTTTCGTTTTTTTATACCTGGAACGGTGTGTTTAATCTGTAGTGTTGGATTAACGCTGTTAGAAAAATTATATAGAGTAAAAGTTAAAAATTTTCAGTTTTGA